From the genome of Vicia villosa cultivar HV-30 ecotype Madison, WI linkage group LG2, Vvil1.0, whole genome shotgun sequence, one region includes:
- the LOC131649769 gene encoding uncharacterized protein LOC131649769, which produces MMDRNKGVEAYTNHMDCYYSTSDFLPCKKHPSSSSSGVGGGICAYCLKERLVKLVCSDCGEQRLSSCSCSDEISSNRNSCSVEVGSVGRVSFLIENEKNQTNLIQHLSSKGKMNEKEEEVVVLRRSSSSCVDIKRHGFWRIGKLFRKNKKKDYGATSVVGFDDNKSEMWMVDHHHHGGVSRSRSLCSFRGGAIFGSEDGGDSVLSGARSSISAARSSGVNGGLMLESGRRSGYSEAEPRRSDFFYEYENGRKSGVMEVDGSYINRRVFSLRESDFKGMDESSFIDLKLDYSSESKQHDFNNAKMADNSSNNNALSGSGFGSINVGDGGSSCRITVNDRGMKSGRRKSIKGWRWIFKYHSRKRDQDLMFKT; this is translated from the coding sequence ATGATGGACAGAAACAAAGGTGTTGAAGCTTATACCAATCACATGGATTGTTACTACTCTACTTCTGATTTTCTTCCATGTAAGAAACATCCTTCTTCTTCTAGTTCTGGTGTTGGTGGTGGTATTTGTGCTTACTGTCTTAAGGAGCGTTTGGTGAAGCTTGTGTGTTCGGATTGCGGGGAGCAACGGCTTtcatcttgttcttgttctgatgAGATCAGTTCTAATAGAAACTCGTGTTCTGTTGAGGTGGGAAGTGTTGGCAGGGTTTCGTTTCTTATTGAGAATGAGAAGAATCAGACGAATTTAATTCAGCATTTGAGTTCTAAGGGCAAGatgaatgagaaagaagaagaggttgtGGTGCTGAGAAGAAGCAGCAGTAGTTGTGTTGATATAAAAAGGCATGGTTTTTGGAGAATCGGGAAACTGTTTAGGAAGAACAAGAAGAAGGATTATGGAGCAACGAGTGTTGTTGGGTTTGATGACAACAAGAGTGAGATGTGGATggtggatcatcatcatcatggggGTGTGTCAAGGTCAAGATCTCTGTGTAGTTTCAGGGGTGGTGCTATATTTGGATCTGAAGATGGTGGTGATTCGGTTTTATCAGGTGCTAGAAGTTCTATTTCTGCAGCTAGAAGTTCTGGTGTGAATGGTGGTTTGATGTTGGAATCTGGTAGGAGAAGTGGTTACAGTGAAGCAGAGCCAAGAAGAAGTGATTTCTTTTATGAGTATGAGAATGGTAGAAAGAGTGGAGTAATGGAAGTTGATGGAAGCTATATAAACAGACGCGTTTTTTCGCTTAGAGAGAGTGATTTCAAAGGCATGGATGAATCTAGTTTTATTGACTTGAAGCTTGATTATTCATCAGAATCTAAGCAGCATGATTTCAACAACGCAAAGATGGCtgataatagtagtaataataatgcaCTTTCAGGCTCAGGTTTTGGAAGCATAAATGTTGGAGATGGAGGTTCATCTTGTAGAATCACTGTGAATGACAGAGGAATGAAAAGTGGGAGAAGAAAAAGCATCAAGGGTTGGAGATGGATTTTCAAATATCATTCAAGGAAAAGAGATCAGGACCTTATGTTCAAAACCTGA
- the LOC131649768 gene encoding uncharacterized protein LOC131649768, which translates to MYVTRPLSLYNKSKEALSLPPPEGPNSGILVIQDNDLEPTSCFGLGKYLQVKGLPFPQNMDLELFYRSGISLNRTTHSHHVAFIPVLNQPLSSNKYYVVHLPGKKRGDVYINSKEEDVDTFCFYNSVSEAALHPLDISDTYQEFEIYPRRSKVTLRSGFSAKSVAQDGYPPRFLSRRWKVSASTSSDSSLGEALGVNDSLRSGGAEFKLSITNTCSESVVVGKWYCPFMFIKEGTHRTLKEEMRKSMFYEMTLEQKWEQVFSCDNNDGKMGNTVNVDAVVQKEVVVVSGWEAVMDNKMGVAESFVWFNSMNNVGEKNSVGLSMAIVDRMKWEQERVGWLGGKEKEFRVKNVEEFEGTNNGWKKFGCYVLVETFVLKRLDGSIVLTYAFKHNHQLRSKWT; encoded by the exons ATGTATGTGACTAGGCCTCTTTCTTTGTACAACAAGTCTAAAGAGGCTCTCTCATTGCCTCCACCAGAAGGTCCAAATTCTGGTATCCTGGTAATTCAAGATAATGATTTGGAACCAACCTCTTGTTTTGGCTTGGGAAAGTACCTCCAAGTTAAAGGATTACCTTTCCCTCAAAACATGGACCTTGAGTTGTTCTATAGATCAGGCATTTCACTCAACAGAACTACTCATTCCCACCATGTTGCCTTCATTCCTGTTCTTAATCAGCCACTGTCTTCCAATAAATACTATGTGGTGCATCTTCCAGGCAAGAAAAGAGG GGATGTATACATTAATTCAAAGGAGGAAGATGTGGACACTTTCTGTTTCTACAATTCTGTTTCAGAAGCAGCACTGCATCCATTAGACATCAGTGACACATATCAAGAGTTTGAGATCTATCCTCGTAGAAGCAAAGTTACATTGAGGAGTGGTTTCTCAGCAAAATCTGTTGCTCAAGATGGATACCCTCCAAGGTTTTTAAGTAGAAGGTGGAAAGTGAGTGCTTCAACATCAAGTGATTCAAGTCTTGGAGAAGCATTAGGTGTAAATGATTCCCTCCGTTCCGGCGGAGCAGAATTCAAGTTGTCTATAACAAACACATGTTCAGAAAGTGTTGTTGTGGGAAAATGGTATTGTCCATTCATGTTTATCAAGGAAGGAACTCACAGAACACTGAAAGAAGAAATGAGAAAATCAATGTTTTATGAGATGACACTAGAGCAGAAATGGGAACAAGTGTTTTCGTGTGATAATAATGATGGTAAGATGGGAAACACTGTGAATGTTGACGCAGTTGTTCAAAAGGAAGTGGTTGTAGTTTCTGGTTGGGAAGCTGTGATGGATAATAAGATGGGTGTAGCTGAAAGTTTTGTTTGGTTTAATAGTATGAATAATGTTGGAGAAAAGAACAGTGTGGGATTGAGTATGGCAATAGTTGATAGAATGAAGTGGGAGCAAGAAAGGGTTGGGTGGCTTGGTGGGAAAGAAAAGGAATTTAGAGTTAAGAATGTGGAAGAATTTGAAGGGACTAATAATGGATGGAAGAAATTTGGATGTTATGTTTTGGTTGAGACTTTTGTGTTAAAGAGATTGGATGGGAGCATAGTGTTGACATATGCTTTCAAACACAATCATCAATTAAGAAGCAAATGGACATAG